A genomic region of Rhodanobacter sp. contains the following coding sequences:
- a CDS encoding BlaI/MecI/CopY family transcriptional regulator encodes MSRSQPAISDAESRVMEALWRKAPQSSEDIVAAVQQDSDWHEKTIRTLLGRLLGKGAVSAEKDGRRYLYSPELSREQWQSQESRSLLDRVFGGRLSPLLAHFSEHEKLGAKDIAELRKLLDAIEKKGR; translated from the coding sequence ATGTCCCGTTCCCAACCAGCCATCAGCGACGCGGAGAGCCGCGTGATGGAGGCCCTGTGGCGCAAGGCGCCGCAGAGTTCGGAAGACATCGTCGCCGCCGTGCAGCAAGACAGCGACTGGCACGAGAAAACCATCCGCACCCTGCTCGGCCGACTGCTCGGCAAGGGCGCGGTAAGCGCGGAAAAGGACGGCAGGCGCTACCTGTATTCCCCCGAACTGAGCCGCGAGCAATGGCAGTCGCAGGAGAGCCGCAGCCTGCTCGACCGCGTGTTCGGCGGCCGGCTTAGCCCCTTGCTGGCGCATTTCAGCGAACACGAGAAGCTGGGGGCGAAGGACATCGCCGAACTGCGCAAATTGCTCGACGCCATCGAGAAGAAGGGGCGCTGA
- a CDS encoding TonB family protein has product MNALLLRSLSLVTLALAAILLVRRPVRLAFGAGPAFGLWLLPALAIALPCLPELHERWLTLPAIRILPGTVAAGVAAAPAPVTIAWVSWLWLAGAIAMLSRLAVHYLRLRRQSQALPAEMTARLSHELGGLDPRRLRLHPAGPALLWAPRSQLLLPADFLERFDADERLMVLRHELAHLRRGDALWRLIAELALALLWFHPLAWLARPRFRLDQELACDERVLRDAPHDERIYAHALLHSVGLSPVPALIPWLSQPQLKERLTMIEHHRPGALRRRAGFVLLAALLVGSAFVAQAATGNQANQSAASDLSYNAGIQPHYPPSAVKAKEQGTVVLDILVYPDGTPGAITYNAKQSNTASADLIAAATNAARQWRFSPQMKNGKPVAGYARVPVKFSLEPLPEKAQKTESGNQS; this is encoded by the coding sequence ATGAACGCACTGCTGTTGCGCAGCTTGTCGCTGGTCACCTTGGCGCTGGCCGCCATACTGCTGGTGCGCCGCCCCGTGCGGCTCGCCTTTGGCGCCGGCCCCGCTTTCGGACTGTGGCTGCTGCCCGCACTGGCCATCGCGCTGCCCTGCTTGCCCGAATTGCACGAGCGCTGGCTCACCTTGCCGGCCATCCGCATCCTGCCCGGCACGGTCGCCGCCGGCGTTGCCGCCGCGCCAGCCCCGGTCACCATCGCCTGGGTGTCCTGGCTGTGGCTGGCCGGCGCGATCGCGATGTTGTCGCGGCTGGCCGTACATTACCTGCGGCTGCGCCGCCAAAGCCAGGCGCTGCCCGCCGAGATGACGGCGCGGCTGTCGCACGAACTGGGCGGTCTCGATCCGCGCCGGCTGCGCCTGCATCCGGCCGGCCCGGCCCTGCTGTGGGCGCCACGCAGCCAGTTGCTGCTGCCGGCGGATTTTCTCGAACGCTTCGATGCCGACGAGCGCCTCATGGTGCTGCGCCACGAGCTCGCCCATCTGCGTCGCGGCGACGCGTTGTGGCGCCTCATCGCCGAACTGGCGCTCGCCCTGCTGTGGTTCCACCCGCTGGCCTGGCTGGCACGACCGCGGTTCCGGCTGGACCAGGAACTGGCCTGCGACGAACGCGTGCTGCGCGACGCCCCACACGACGAGCGCATTTACGCACATGCCTTGCTGCACAGCGTCGGCCTGTCCCCCGTGCCGGCATTGATCCCCTGGCTAAGCCAGCCTCAACTGAAGGAGCGACTCACCATGATCGAGCATCATCGTCCCGGCGCACTGCGCCGTCGTGCAGGGTTTGTTTTGCTTGCCGCCTTGTTGGTGGGCAGCGCGTTCGTGGCACAGGCGGCCACGGGCAACCAGGCGAACCAGAGTGCCGCATCCGATCTCAGCTACAACGCAGGCATCCAGCCGCACTATCCCCCATCGGCGGTCAAGGCCAAAGAACAAGGCACCGTGGTGCTCGACATTTTGGTGTATCCCGATGGCACGCCCGGTGCCATCACTTACAACGCCAAGCAAAGCAACACGGCTTCGGCCGACCTGATCGCGGCCGCCACGAATGCCGCGAGGCAATGGCGCTTCAGCCCGCAGATGAAAAACGGCAAGCCCGTCGCGGGTTATGCGCGTGTGCCCGTCAAGTTCAGCCTCGAACCGTTGCCGGAAAAGGCCCAGAAAACCGAGTCCGGGAACCAAAGCTGA
- a CDS encoding peptidylprolyl isomerase, which yields MKAGKDKVVALHYTLHVDGEKVESSHDNGEPLWILLGHGQLIPGLEKALEDHAAGDEVKATIAPADGYGERQEGQIQRVPKKYFQHAKHLKPGMTTVLALKEGGQRAVTVHKVGMSTIDVDLNHPMAGKTLDFDVSIQEVRDASEEELEHGHAHPPGSAAH from the coding sequence ATGAAGGCTGGCAAGGACAAAGTCGTCGCGCTGCATTACACGCTGCACGTGGACGGCGAGAAGGTGGAAAGCTCGCACGACAATGGCGAGCCGTTGTGGATCCTGCTCGGCCACGGCCAGCTGATTCCGGGGCTGGAAAAGGCGCTGGAAGACCACGCCGCCGGCGACGAAGTGAAGGCGACCATCGCCCCGGCCGACGGCTACGGCGAGCGCCAGGAAGGCCAGATCCAGCGCGTGCCGAAGAAGTATTTCCAGCACGCCAAGCACCTCAAGCCGGGCATGACCACCGTGCTGGCGCTGAAGGAAGGCGGCCAGCGCGCGGTGACCGTACACAAGGTCGGCATGAGCACCATCGACGTCGATCTCAACCACCCGATGGCCGGCAAGACGCTGGATTTCGACGTCAGCATCCAGGAAGTGCGCGACGCCAGCGAAGAAGAACTCGAGCACGGTCATGCCCATCCGCCGGGAAGTGCAGCGCACTGA
- a CDS encoding MFS transporter: MSLLSSLRELNREQRHTVLASFLGWTLDAFDYFLLTFVIVGVAKEFHTDNQAVTYGLFLTLAARPLGALIFGRLADRYGRRPILMLDVVLFSVFELATAFSTSLTMLLALRFLFGVAMGGEWGIGASLAMESIPPKSRGLVSGLLQSGYPCGFFLAALANWLLVDAIGWRGLFVVGALPAVLVLYIRRSVPESPVWQAGRHEHARTDVWQAMRGHWKLFAYMIVLMCAFNAFSHGSQDMYHTFEEVNLHLPTGSGTAFVLVALLNLGALAGGLCFGAWSERVGRRKAIMVAALLAIPVIPLWMYGGSLWLLGLGAFLIQVMVQGAWGVVPSHLNELSPDTVRGTLPGFAYQIGNLLAAGTATAQTWLAHRHGGDFAFAMSLWIAVVAVVLAALAWLGPEARGVGFGQRSS, translated from the coding sequence ATGTCGCTGCTGTCGTCCCTGCGCGAACTGAACCGCGAGCAGCGCCACACCGTGCTGGCAAGCTTCCTGGGCTGGACGCTGGACGCGTTCGACTACTTCCTGCTGACCTTCGTGATCGTGGGCGTGGCGAAGGAGTTCCATACCGACAACCAGGCCGTTACCTACGGCCTGTTCCTCACGCTGGCCGCGCGGCCGCTGGGCGCGTTGATCTTCGGCCGGCTGGCGGACCGCTACGGCAGGCGGCCCATCCTGATGCTGGACGTGGTGCTGTTCTCGGTGTTCGAGCTGGCCACCGCGTTCTCCACCTCGTTGACGATGCTGCTGGCGCTGCGCTTCCTTTTTGGCGTGGCGATGGGCGGCGAATGGGGCATCGGCGCCTCGCTGGCGATGGAGTCGATCCCGCCGAAGTCGCGCGGCCTGGTCTCGGGCCTGTTGCAGAGCGGCTATCCCTGCGGCTTCTTCCTCGCCGCGCTGGCGAACTGGTTGCTGGTCGACGCCATCGGCTGGCGCGGCCTGTTCGTGGTGGGCGCGCTGCCGGCGGTGCTGGTGCTGTACATCCGGCGCAGCGTTCCGGAGTCGCCGGTGTGGCAAGCGGGGCGGCACGAGCATGCCCGCACGGATGTATGGCAGGCCATGCGTGGCCACTGGAAACTGTTCGCCTACATGATCGTGCTGATGTGCGCGTTCAACGCCTTCAGCCACGGCTCGCAGGACATGTACCACACCTTCGAAGAGGTGAACCTGCACCTGCCCACCGGTTCGGGCACGGCCTTCGTGCTGGTGGCGCTGCTCAACCTCGGCGCGCTGGCCGGCGGCCTGTGCTTCGGCGCGTGGTCGGAACGGGTGGGGCGGCGCAAGGCGATCATGGTGGCCGCGCTGCTGGCGATTCCGGTGATCCCGCTGTGGATGTATGGCGGCTCGCTGTGGCTGCTCGGCCTCGGCGCCTTCCTGATCCAGGTGATGGTGCAGGGTGCGTGGGGCGTGGTGCCCTCCCATCTCAACGAACTCTCGCCGGACACGGTGCGCGGCACCTTGCCGGGTTTCGCCTACCAAATCGGCAACCTGCTGGCCGCCGGCACCGCCACCGCGCAGACCTGGCTGGCGCACCGGCACGGCGGCGACTTCGCCTTCGCGATGTCTTTGTGGATCGCGGTGGTGGCCGTGGTGCTGGCCGCGCTGGCGTGGCTGGGGCCGGAGGCGCGCGGGGTGGGCTTCGGCCAGCGGTCCAGCTGA
- a CDS encoding DEAD/DEAH box helicase, whose product MSFESLGLAPALLRALAEQGYAEPTPVQAGAIPLVLQGHDLLAAAQTGTGKTAAFALPLLHKLIDAPATMTRRPRALVLTPTRELAAQILDNVQAYGKHLRINAATIFGGVGMGPQINALRRGVDIVIATPGRLIDHMQQRTIDLSGIETLVLDEADRMLDMGFLPALKRILGALPKQRQTLLFSATFAPEIKTLAMQFMREPREVTVTPPNTVAATVSHHVHPVDAERKRDLLLHVLAQDSRRQTLVFSRTKHGADKLVKYLEVSGVRAAAIHGNKSQNARTKALADFKNGRITVLVATDIAARGIDIDQLPMVINFDLPMVAEDYVHRIGRTGRAGSEGMAVSLVSHDESGLLRDIRKLLKDEIAIDHVAGFEPSSPLRLDAGAPRPKQGQRQPRSPQRGQGGQSQRTQGSSQAHRPHGHAQKQGNGEHAAGNRKRRHRPRPAAKA is encoded by the coding sequence ATGTCTTTCGAATCGCTGGGCCTTGCGCCCGCGTTGCTGCGTGCGCTTGCCGAACAGGGCTACGCCGAACCCACCCCGGTGCAGGCCGGCGCCATCCCGCTGGTGCTGCAGGGCCACGACCTGCTCGCCGCCGCGCAGACCGGCACCGGCAAGACCGCCGCGTTCGCGCTGCCGCTGCTGCACAAGCTGATCGACGCACCGGCCACCATGACGCGCCGCCCGCGCGCGCTGGTGCTCACCCCCACCCGCGAACTCGCCGCGCAGATCCTCGACAACGTGCAGGCCTACGGCAAGCACCTGCGCATCAACGCCGCCACCATCTTCGGCGGCGTCGGCATGGGGCCGCAGATCAACGCGCTGCGCCGCGGCGTGGACATCGTGATCGCCACTCCCGGCCGCCTGATCGACCACATGCAGCAGCGCACGATCGACCTATCCGGCATCGAGACGCTGGTGCTGGACGAGGCCGACCGCATGCTGGACATGGGCTTCCTGCCGGCGCTGAAGCGCATCCTCGGCGCGCTGCCGAAGCAGCGCCAGACCCTGCTGTTCTCCGCCACGTTCGCGCCCGAGATCAAGACGCTGGCGATGCAGTTCATGCGCGAGCCGCGCGAGGTCACGGTGACGCCGCCGAACACTGTGGCCGCCACGGTGAGCCACCACGTGCATCCGGTGGACGCCGAGCGCAAGCGCGACCTGCTGCTGCACGTGCTGGCGCAGGACAGCCGCCGCCAGACCCTGGTATTCAGCCGCACCAAGCACGGCGCCGACAAGCTGGTGAAGTACCTGGAAGTGTCCGGCGTGCGCGCCGCGGCGATCCACGGCAACAAGAGCCAGAACGCGCGCACCAAGGCGCTCGCCGACTTCAAGAATGGCCGCATCACCGTGCTGGTGGCCACCGACATCGCCGCGCGCGGCATCGACATCGACCAGTTGCCGATGGTGATCAACTTCGACCTGCCGATGGTGGCCGAGGACTACGTGCACCGCATCGGCCGCACCGGCCGCGCCGGCAGCGAAGGCATGGCAGTGTCGCTGGTGAGCCATGACGAATCAGGTCTGCTGCGCGACATCCGCAAGCTGCTCAAGGACGAGATCGCCATCGACCACGTGGCCGGCTTCGAGCCTTCCTCGCCGCTGCGCCTCGACGCCGGCGCGCCGCGTCCCAAGCAGGGCCAGCGCCAGCCGCGCTCGCCGCAGCGTGGGCAGGGCGGCCAATCGCAGCGCACGCAAGGCTCGTCGCAGGCACACCGCCCGCACGGCCACGCGCAGAAGCAGGGCAATGGCGAACACGCTGCGGGCAACCGCAAGCGCCGCCACCGGCCGCGCCCCGCCGCCAAGGCCTGA
- the rimJ gene encoding ribosomal protein S5-alanine N-acetyltransferase — MGFSPHLQTERTHIRLAEDADAPALLRYRVANRAHLAPWEPLRDEAYCTLESCAQSIAEGRGHARQDRGYPLLAFDRDGREILATFTFANVVRGAFQACHLGYGVAAHAQGQGLMHEVLQAGLDWAFGELGLHRVMANHLPRNERSARLLARLGFEREGYAKRYLQIAGVWEDHVLTARIRPGG; from the coding sequence TTGGGCTTCTCGCCGCACCTGCAGACCGAGCGCACGCACATCCGTCTTGCCGAAGATGCGGACGCGCCGGCGCTGTTGCGCTACCGCGTGGCGAACCGCGCCCACCTCGCGCCGTGGGAGCCGCTGCGCGACGAGGCCTACTGCACGCTGGAGTCATGCGCGCAATCCATTGCCGAGGGACGCGGGCATGCGCGGCAGGACCGCGGTTACCCGCTGCTGGCGTTCGACCGCGACGGGCGCGAAATCCTCGCCACGTTCACCTTTGCCAACGTGGTGCGCGGCGCGTTCCAGGCTTGCCACCTCGGTTACGGCGTCGCGGCGCATGCGCAAGGGCAGGGGCTGATGCACGAGGTGCTGCAGGCCGGCCTGGACTGGGCCTTCGGCGAACTCGGCCTGCATCGCGTGATGGCCAACCACCTGCCGCGCAACGAGCGCAGCGCGCGCCTGCTGGCGCGGCTGGGCTTCGAGCGCGAGGGCTACGCGAAACGCTACCTGCAGATCGCGGGTGTGTGGGAAGACCACGTGCTCACCGCCCGGATCCGTCCGGGCGGTTGA
- a CDS encoding SDR family oxidoreductase, whose amino-acid sequence MQNRLKDRIALVTGASSGIGEATALELARQGAKVAVAARRRDRLDALAKELAASGAEPLVLVADLADEGEAQRIVRETEQHFGRLDILVNNAGVMYLEPVAEADLARWRQMLELNVLGLIAATQAALAGMRARREGHIVNISSTAGRIANPNAAAYSATKFGVVAFSEALRREVYKDNIRVSVIEPGAVATELREHIGHAATKDALNAWAESMRQLQSQDIAEVIAFCVSRPAHVNINEVLVRPTDQER is encoded by the coding sequence ATGCAGAACCGCCTGAAAGACCGCATCGCGCTGGTGACCGGCGCCTCCTCCGGCATCGGCGAGGCCACCGCGCTGGAGCTGGCTCGGCAGGGCGCGAAAGTCGCCGTCGCCGCGCGCCGCCGCGACCGGCTGGATGCGCTGGCGAAGGAACTGGCCGCGTCGGGAGCCGAGCCGCTGGTGCTGGTGGCCGACCTGGCCGACGAGGGCGAGGCGCAGCGCATTGTGCGCGAGACCGAGCAGCATTTCGGACGTCTGGACATCCTCGTCAACAACGCCGGCGTGATGTACCTGGAGCCGGTCGCCGAGGCCGACCTCGCCCGCTGGCGGCAGATGCTGGAGCTCAACGTGCTCGGCCTGATCGCCGCCACGCAGGCGGCGCTGGCCGGGATGCGCGCGCGGCGCGAGGGCCACATCGTCAACATCTCCTCCACCGCCGGCCGCATCGCCAACCCGAATGCGGCAGCCTATTCGGCCACCAAGTTCGGCGTGGTGGCGTTCTCCGAGGCGCTGCGCCGCGAGGTGTACAAGGACAACATCCGCGTCAGCGTGATCGAGCCGGGCGCCGTGGCCACCGAACTGCGCGAGCACATCGGCCATGCCGCCACCAAGGACGCGCTCAACGCCTGGGCGGAAAGCATGCGCCAGCTGCAGAGCCAGGACATCGCGGAGGTGATCGCCTTCTGCGTGAGCCGGCCGGCGCACGTCAACATCAACGAAGTGCTGGTGCGGCCGACCGACCAGGAGCGCTGA
- a CDS encoding DEAD/DEAH box helicase — protein MSAPSHDSAPAAAGFGALALSPEVQKALADVGYESPSPIQAATIPPLLEGRDVLGQAQTGTGKTAAFALPILSRIDLKPGKPQALVLAPTRELAIQVAEAFQRYAAHLPGLQVLPIYGGQSYGPQLHALRRGVQIVVGTPGRVIDHLDKGTLDLSELKYLVLDEADEMLRMGFIDDVEKVLEATPPTRQVALFSATMPAPIRKIAQKHLKEPVEVTIKAATTTAANIRQRYWFVSGLHKLDAMTRILEAEPFDAMIVFARTKQATEELAEKLQARGLAAAAINGDIAQPQRERVIQQLKDGKLDILVATDVAARGLDVERISHVLNYDIPYDTESYVHRIGRTGRAGRSGEAILFVTPREKGMLRAIERATRQKIDEMKLPTVEAVNDQRIAKFKQRISDTLAAGELELFQQLIEQYEQEHDVPAIEIAAALARIAQGDRPLLLAPPPKREYAPREQAEQHGKPERSHPRERAEREQSDRPRAAAHAPRPHQTETGKITYRIEVGHDHGVKPGNIIGAIANEAGLDSQYIGRLSIRGDHSLIDLPEGMPKEIFAHLKKVWVARQQLNIHAWDGKDDGGGEAGTHPARRPGGFRKNDGFKPGPRKPRGHEGKPPRHK, from the coding sequence ATGTCCGCCCCGTCCCACGATTCCGCCCCGGCTGCCGCCGGCTTCGGCGCGCTTGCGCTTTCGCCCGAGGTGCAGAAAGCGCTGGCCGACGTGGGCTATGAGTCGCCCTCGCCGATCCAGGCGGCCACCATCCCGCCGCTGCTGGAAGGCCGCGACGTGCTGGGCCAGGCGCAGACCGGCACCGGCAAGACCGCTGCGTTCGCGCTGCCGATCCTGTCGCGCATCGACCTCAAGCCCGGCAAGCCGCAGGCGCTGGTGCTGGCGCCCACGCGCGAGCTGGCGATCCAGGTGGCCGAAGCGTTCCAGCGCTACGCCGCGCACCTGCCCGGCCTGCAGGTGCTGCCGATCTACGGCGGGCAGAGCTACGGTCCGCAGCTGCACGCGCTGCGCCGCGGCGTGCAGATCGTGGTCGGCACGCCGGGCCGCGTGATCGACCATCTCGACAAGGGCACACTCGACCTTTCCGAACTGAAGTACCTGGTGCTCGACGAAGCCGACGAGATGCTGCGCATGGGCTTCATCGACGACGTGGAGAAAGTGCTGGAAGCCACCCCGCCCACCCGCCAGGTGGCGCTGTTCTCGGCCACCATGCCCGCGCCGATCCGCAAGATCGCGCAGAAGCACCTGAAGGAGCCGGTGGAAGTCACCATCAAGGCGGCCACCACCACCGCGGCCAACATCCGCCAGCGCTACTGGTTCGTCAGCGGCCTGCACAAGTTGGACGCGATGACGCGCATCCTCGAGGCCGAACCGTTCGACGCGATGATCGTGTTCGCGCGCACCAAGCAGGCCACCGAGGAACTGGCCGAGAAGCTGCAGGCGCGCGGCCTGGCCGCCGCCGCGATCAACGGCGACATCGCCCAGCCGCAGCGCGAACGGGTGATCCAGCAACTGAAGGACGGCAAGCTCGACATCCTGGTCGCCACCGACGTGGCCGCGCGCGGCCTCGACGTGGAGCGGATCAGCCACGTGCTGAACTACGACATCCCCTACGACACCGAGAGCTACGTGCACCGCATCGGCCGCACCGGCCGCGCGGGACGCAGCGGCGAGGCGATCCTGTTCGTCACGCCGCGCGAGAAGGGCATGCTGCGCGCGATCGAACGCGCCACCCGGCAGAAGATCGACGAGATGAAGCTGCCCACGGTGGAAGCCGTCAACGACCAGCGCATCGCCAAGTTCAAGCAGCGCATCAGCGACACGTTGGCGGCCGGCGAGCTGGAACTGTTCCAGCAACTGATCGAGCAGTACGAACAGGAACACGACGTGCCGGCCATCGAGATCGCCGCCGCGCTCGCGCGCATCGCCCAGGGCGACCGTCCGCTGCTGCTGGCCCCGCCGCCGAAGCGCGAATACGCGCCGCGCGAGCAGGCCGAGCAGCACGGCAAGCCCGAGCGCAGCCATCCGCGCGAACGCGCCGAGCGCGAGCAGAGCGACCGCCCGCGCGCCGCCGCCCACGCGCCGCGTCCGCACCAAACCGAGACCGGCAAGATCACCTACCGCATCGAGGTGGGCCACGACCACGGCGTGAAGCCCGGCAACATCATCGGCGCCATCGCCAACGAGGCGGGGCTGGACAGCCAGTACATCGGCCGCCTCAGCATCCGCGGCGACCACAGCCTGATCGACCTGCCCGAAGGCATGCCGAAGGAAATCTTCGCCCACCTGAAAAAGGTCTGGGTGGCGCGCCAGCAGTTGAACATCCATGCATGGGACGGCAAGGACGACGGCGGCGGCGAAGCCGGCACGCACCCCGCACGCCGCCCCGGCGGCTTCCGCAAGAACGACGGTTTCAAGCCTGGCCCGCGCAAGCCGCGCGGCCACGAGGGCAAACCGCCACGGCACAAATAA
- a CDS encoding class III extradiol ring-cleavage dioxygenase yields MPTLPSLYVSHGSPMTALQPGATGTRLAELAQAMPHPKAIVIASAHWLAYAPLVGGAAEPETIHDFAGFPRALYALDYPAPGAPALAAQVVELLDRAGLAPRLDPQRGLDHGAWVPLRLLYPAADIPVVPLSIQPELGPAHQYALGRALASLREEGVLLIGSGSITHNLYDLRSGYSAEREAPYVRPFIGWIEQKLAAGDVDALLDYRRQAPFAQHAHPTDEHLLPLFFALGAAGDGARAQRIDAGIDLGFLAMDIYRFD; encoded by the coding sequence GTGCCCACCCTGCCCAGCCTTTACGTCTCCCACGGTTCGCCGATGACCGCGCTGCAACCGGGCGCCACCGGCACGCGCCTGGCGGAACTGGCGCAGGCGATGCCGCATCCCAAAGCCATCGTGATCGCCAGCGCGCACTGGCTGGCATATGCGCCGCTGGTGGGCGGTGCGGCCGAGCCTGAAACCATCCACGACTTCGCCGGCTTCCCGCGCGCACTCTACGCGCTGGACTATCCCGCACCGGGCGCCCCCGCGCTCGCCGCGCAGGTGGTCGAACTGCTTGACCGGGCCGGCCTCGCGCCGCGCCTCGATCCGCAACGCGGATTGGATCATGGCGCATGGGTGCCGCTGCGCCTGCTCTATCCCGCCGCCGACATTCCGGTGGTGCCGCTCTCGATCCAGCCCGAACTTGGCCCCGCGCACCAGTACGCGCTCGGCCGCGCGCTTGCATCGCTGCGCGAAGAAGGCGTGCTGCTGATCGGCTCGGGCAGCATCACCCACAACCTGTACGACCTGCGCAGCGGCTACAGCGCGGAGCGCGAAGCGCCTTACGTGCGCCCCTTCATCGGGTGGATCGAACAGAAGCTCGCCGCCGGCGATGTCGACGCCCTGCTCGACTACCGCCGTCAGGCACCGTTCGCCCAGCACGCTCATCCCACCGACGAACACCTGCTGCCGCTGTTCTTCGCGCTCGGCGCGGCGGGCGACGGTGCGCGGGCGCAGCGCATCGACGCCGGCATCGACCTGGGATTCCTCGCGATGGACATCTACCGCTTCGACTGA
- a CDS encoding YkgJ family cysteine cluster protein, with amino-acid sequence MSHPCLTCGACCAHFRIAFHWSETDPALGGTVPAELTEKLDPHRVVMRGTQSKTPRCVALVGEIGVAAHCGIHPIKPSVCREVEPSWEFDRHSPQCDKGRIAHGLTPLTPEDWIASHVAQDAPLPPG; translated from the coding sequence ATGAGTCATCCCTGCCTGACCTGCGGCGCGTGTTGCGCCCATTTCCGCATCGCCTTCCATTGGTCCGAGACCGACCCGGCGCTGGGCGGCACCGTTCCCGCCGAGCTCACCGAGAAACTCGATCCGCACCGCGTCGTGATGCGCGGCACGCAGTCGAAGACGCCGCGTTGCGTTGCGCTGGTGGGCGAGATCGGCGTGGCTGCGCATTGCGGCATCCACCCGATCAAGCCGTCGGTGTGCCGCGAAGTGGAGCCGTCCTGGGAGTTCGACCGGCACAGCCCGCAATGCGACAAGGGGCGCATCGCGCACGGGCTGACGCCGCTGACGCCGGAGGATTGGATAGCCTCGCACGTCGCGCAGGATGCACCGTTGCCGCCCGGATAA
- a CDS encoding neutral zinc metallopeptidase, producing MDWQKGENSDNVEQGSGGGGGFRPGGVHIGLGGLLILVVLSLVFKRDLVTPFLGGDSGVQQTSGQAQPTQAVDCRNPADQQVAFVCRILGSTEKTWGDYFASMGKTYTDPRLHLFQGQVDTACGAASTAVGPFYCPGDRKIYLDLDFFLELQDRFHASGDFARAYVIAHEVGHHVQNLLGVFDKVRQWQRQGYPMDGADGLSVRQELQADCFAGVWANRTQQRLDWLQPGDVESALNAASQIGDDTLQRAARGTVVPDSFTHGTSAQRVKWFKAGMASGDINSCNTFSGDP from the coding sequence ATGGACTGGCAGAAAGGCGAGAACAGCGACAACGTCGAGCAAGGCAGTGGCGGTGGCGGCGGCTTCCGGCCGGGCGGCGTGCACATCGGTCTGGGCGGGCTGCTGATCCTCGTGGTGCTCAGCCTGGTGTTCAAGCGCGACCTCGTCACGCCCTTCCTGGGCGGCGACAGCGGAGTGCAGCAGACCAGCGGGCAGGCGCAGCCCACGCAGGCCGTGGATTGCCGGAACCCTGCCGATCAGCAGGTCGCATTCGTCTGCCGCATCCTGGGCTCCACCGAGAAGACCTGGGGCGACTATTTCGCCTCGATGGGCAAGACCTACACCGATCCCAGGCTGCACCTGTTCCAGGGGCAGGTGGACACGGCCTGCGGCGCGGCCTCCACCGCGGTGGGGCCGTTCTATTGCCCGGGCGACCGCAAGATCTACCTCGACCTGGATTTCTTCCTGGAGTTGCAGGACCGCTTCCATGCCTCCGGCGATTTCGCGCGCGCCTACGTGATCGCGCATGAGGTGGGCCATCACGTGCAGAACCTGCTCGGCGTGTTCGACAAGGTGCGGCAATGGCAGCGGCAGGGCTATCCGATGGATGGCGCCGACGGCCTCTCGGTGCGGCAGGAGCTGCAGGCCGACTGTTTCGCCGGCGTGTGGGCCAACCGCACGCAGCAGCGGCTGGACTGGCTGCAGCCGGGCGACGTGGAGTCCGCGCTCAACGCGGCCAGCCAGATCGGCGACGATACCTTGCAGCGCGCGGCGCGCGGCACGGTGGTGCCGGACTCCTTCACCCACGGCACCTCGGCGCAGCGGGTGAAGTGGTTCAAGGCAGGCATGGCCAGCGGCGACATCAACAGCTGCAACACTTTCAGCGGCGATCCCTGA
- a CDS encoding MAPEG family protein, with product MLQQLPEVVVLLAVLLQFGTMWVVGHARGKYGIKAPATSGHPAFERAYRVQMNTLEAVLLFLPTLWVATRYGFGGWAGVAGLVWIAGRVWYVLGYLKDASRRGGGYLLGMLGWAAVLVMALTGMVRALLLVG from the coding sequence ATGCTCCAGCAATTACCTGAAGTGGTGGTCCTGCTTGCCGTGCTCCTGCAGTTCGGCACGATGTGGGTGGTGGGCCATGCGCGCGGCAAATACGGCATCAAGGCGCCGGCCACCAGCGGCCATCCGGCGTTCGAGCGCGCCTACCGCGTGCAGATGAACACGCTGGAGGCGGTACTGCTGTTCCTGCCCACCCTCTGGGTGGCCACGCGCTACGGCTTCGGCGGCTGGGCCGGCGTGGCGGGGCTGGTGTGGATCGCCGGCCGCGTGTGGTACGTGCTGGGCTACCTCAAGGACGCCTCGCGCCGCGGCGGCGGCTACCTGCTGGGCATGCTGGGCTGGGCCGCCGTGCTGGTGATGGCGCTGACCGGCATGGTGCGCGCGCTGCTGCTGGTCGGCTGA